From one Anomalospiza imberbis isolate Cuckoo-Finch-1a 21T00152 chromosome 25, ASM3175350v1, whole genome shotgun sequence genomic stretch:
- the ZDHHC18 gene encoding palmitoyltransferase ZDHHC18 isoform X1 encodes MKDCEYRQIPPGAAATPGPGGSAAPAGGAAPRAGAARRPRRKWEVFPGRNRFYCGGRLMLARHSGVFALTLGLILATSGLFFAFDCPFLASHLTLAIPIIAAVLFFFVISCLLQTSFRDPGILPRATPSEAADLEKRIDSMGSSTYRPPARTMEVVINKYVVKLKYCYTCKMFRPPRTSHCSVCDNCVERFDHHCPWVGNCVGKRNYRYFYAFILSLSFLTAFIFACVVTHLTLRSQRDGFLATLKTTPASVLELVICFFSVWSILGLSGFHTYLVASNLTTNEDIKGSWSNKRGSEFANPYSHKSILTNCCAVLCGPFHPSLIDRRGFIQPDIGTPSSPKSEIPSLGAKTDTSMEDACQDFAISCTA; translated from the exons ATGAAGGACTGCGAGTACCGGCAGATCCCGCCCGGGGCGGCGGCGACGCCGGGCCCGGGCGGGtcggcggccccggcgggcggcgcggccccgcgggcCGGAGCGGCGCGGCGGCCCCGCAGGAAGTGGGAGGTGTTCCCGGGCCGCAACCGCTTCTACTGCGGCGGCCGCCTCATGCTGGCGCGGCACAGCGGCGTCTTCGCCCTCACGCTCGGCCTCATCCTGGCCACCAGCGGCCTCTTCTTCGCCTTCGA CTGCCCCTTCCTTGCCAGTCACCTGACCCTGGCCATCCCCATCATTGCCGCCGTCCTCTTCTTCTTTGTCATCAGCTGCCTGCTCCAGACAAGTTTCAGAGACCCAGGAATCCTGCCCAGAGCCACCCCCAGCGAGGCTGCAGACCTGGAGAAGCGAATTG ACAGCATGGGCAGCTCCACGTACCGTCCCCCGGCCCGCACCATGGAGGTGGTGATCAACAAGTACGTGGTGAAGCTCAAGTACTGCTACACCTGCAAGATGTTCCGGCCACCGCGCACCTCCCACTGCAGCGTCTGCGACAACTGCGTGG AGAGATTCGATCACCACTGCCCCTGGGTGGGCAACTGCGTGGGCAAGCGCAACTACCGCTACTTCTACGCCTtcatcctgtccctgtccttcctcACCGCCTTCATCTTCGCCTGCGTCGTCACCCACCTCACCCTGC gctCTCAGAGGGATGGGTTCCTGGCCACTCTGAAGACAACCCCTGCGAG TGTGCTGGAGCTGGTGATTTGTTTTTTCTCAGTCTGGTCCATTTTGGGCCTCTCAGGTTTTCACACTTACTTAGTCGCCTCCAACCTGACGACGAACGAAGAT ATCAAAGGGTCCTGGTCAAACAAGAGGGGCTCGGAGTTTGCCAATCCCTACAGCCATAAAAGCATCCTCACAaactgctgtgcagtgctgtgtgGACCATTCCATCCCAG tTTGATAGACAGAAGAGGATTTATCCAGCCAGATATCGGGACCCCGTCCAGTCCCAAGAGTGAAATCCCTTCCCTTGGAGCCAAAACTGACACCAGCATG GAGGATGCCTGCCAGGACTTTGCCATTTCCTGCACAGCCTGA
- the ZDHHC18 gene encoding palmitoyltransferase ZDHHC18 isoform X2, which yields MKDCEYRQIPPGAAATPGPGGSAAPAGGAAPRAGAARRPRRKWEVFPGRNRFYCGGRLMLARHSGVFALTLGLILATSGLFFAFDCPFLASHLTLAIPIIAAVLFFFVISCLLQTSFRDPGILPRATPSEAADLEKRIDSMGSSTYRPPARTMEVVINKYVVKLKYCYTCKMFRPPRTSHCSVCDNCVERFDHHCPWVGNCVGKRNYRYFYAFILSLSFLTAFIFACVVTHLTLRSQRDGFLATLKTTPASVLELVICFFSVWSILGLSGFHTYLVASNLTTNEDIKGSWSNKRGSEFANPYSHKSILTNCCAVLCGPFHPSLIDRRGFIQPDIGTPSSPKSEIPSLGAKTDTSMVGGIP from the exons ATGAAGGACTGCGAGTACCGGCAGATCCCGCCCGGGGCGGCGGCGACGCCGGGCCCGGGCGGGtcggcggccccggcgggcggcgcggccccgcgggcCGGAGCGGCGCGGCGGCCCCGCAGGAAGTGGGAGGTGTTCCCGGGCCGCAACCGCTTCTACTGCGGCGGCCGCCTCATGCTGGCGCGGCACAGCGGCGTCTTCGCCCTCACGCTCGGCCTCATCCTGGCCACCAGCGGCCTCTTCTTCGCCTTCGA CTGCCCCTTCCTTGCCAGTCACCTGACCCTGGCCATCCCCATCATTGCCGCCGTCCTCTTCTTCTTTGTCATCAGCTGCCTGCTCCAGACAAGTTTCAGAGACCCAGGAATCCTGCCCAGAGCCACCCCCAGCGAGGCTGCAGACCTGGAGAAGCGAATTG ACAGCATGGGCAGCTCCACGTACCGTCCCCCGGCCCGCACCATGGAGGTGGTGATCAACAAGTACGTGGTGAAGCTCAAGTACTGCTACACCTGCAAGATGTTCCGGCCACCGCGCACCTCCCACTGCAGCGTCTGCGACAACTGCGTGG AGAGATTCGATCACCACTGCCCCTGGGTGGGCAACTGCGTGGGCAAGCGCAACTACCGCTACTTCTACGCCTtcatcctgtccctgtccttcctcACCGCCTTCATCTTCGCCTGCGTCGTCACCCACCTCACCCTGC gctCTCAGAGGGATGGGTTCCTGGCCACTCTGAAGACAACCCCTGCGAG TGTGCTGGAGCTGGTGATTTGTTTTTTCTCAGTCTGGTCCATTTTGGGCCTCTCAGGTTTTCACACTTACTTAGTCGCCTCCAACCTGACGACGAACGAAGAT ATCAAAGGGTCCTGGTCAAACAAGAGGGGCTCGGAGTTTGCCAATCCCTACAGCCATAAAAGCATCCTCACAaactgctgtgcagtgctgtgtgGACCATTCCATCCCAG tTTGATAGACAGAAGAGGATTTATCCAGCCAGATATCGGGACCCCGTCCAGTCCCAAGAGTGAAATCCCTTCCCTTGGAGCCAAAACTGACACCAGCATGGTAGGAGGCATTCCCTAG
- the PIGV gene encoding GPI mannosyltransferase 2: MERWSRADPQLREVVWFALRCRALALLLQAVFNLLIPDHAADAFSPPRLGPRGPWDALVERLLGGLGRWDAEHFLFIAERGYLLEHNCAFLPLFPLGLRLLAGLLPWPVQLQPRSRLLLAAALLNALLSALAAAALLALGRAVLRRPRQAFVAALLFSVSPAGVFLAAAYSESAFALLAFSAMWQLEKGHSWLSGLLFALASGARANGLINAGFMLYSRGRRFALQLQGGSAFPVLWKRALSLASSAALLCAAIFLPFALFQYYAYVRFCEPGTGLGQTVPEPLLQLARDKGYRVAGVAGAKPPWCSQRFPLVYSYIQDAYWNVGFLRYFELRQIPNFLLALPVTFLGSWAAWTYISTNPRHCLTLGLERSKSEERGKARDGFCGPAAFVYVVHSTALLAFGFCCMHVQVLTRFLGSSSPILYWFPAHLLQEHEPLLWSTGTDKPASGKPLLGKSPSSCGKGTSDNPVVRLLLNWRSITPLSKSILGFFLGYWLLGLILHCNFLPWT, from the exons ATGGAGCGGTGGAGCAGGGCAGACCCCCAGCTCCGAGAGGTCGTGTGGTTCGCCCTGCGCTGCCgggccctggcgctgctgctgcag GCCGTGTTTAACCTGCTGATCCCGGACCACGCTGCCGACGCCTTCTCTCCGCCGCGGCTGGGCCCGCGGGGCCCGTGGGACGCGCTGGTGGAGCGGCTGCTGGGCGGGCTGGGCCGCTGGGACGCCGAGCATTTCCTGTTCATTGCCGAGCGCGGCTACCTGCTGGAGCACAACTGCGCCTTCCTGCCGCTCTTCCCGCTGGGGCTGCGGCTCCTGGCCGGGCTGCTGCCGTGGCCggtgcagctgcagccccgcAGCCGGCTGCTGCTGGCGGCCGCGCTGCTGAACGCGCTGCTGTCGGCGCTGGCGGCCGCGGCCCTGCTGGCGCTAGGCCGGGCCGTGCTGCGGCGGCCGCGCCAGGCCTTCGTGGCCGCGCTGCTCTTCTCCGTCAGCCCGGCCGGCGTGTTCCTGGCCGCTGCCTACTCGGAGAGCGCCTTCGCCTTGCTGGCCTTCAGCGCCATGTGGCAGCTGGAgaaggggcacagctggctcagtgGGCTGCTCTTCGCCCTGGCTTCCGGGGCCCGGGCCAACGGGCTGATCAACGCGGGCTTCATGCTCTACTCGCGCGGCAGGCGCTTTGcgctgcagctgcaggggggATCGGCCTTCCCCGTGTTGTGGAAGCGGGCCCTTAGCCTGGCGTCCTCGGCAGCCCTGCTGTGCGCCGCgattttcctgccttttgcGCTGTTTCAGTACTATGCCTACGTGAGGTTCTGCGAGCCTGGCACGGGGCTGGGCCAGACCGTTCCCGAGCCGCTGCTGCAGCTGGCACGGGACAAGGGCTATCGTGTGGCAGGCGTGGCTGGGGCTAAACCCCCTTGGTGCTCCCAGCGCTTCCCTCTGGTCTATTCCTATATCCAAGACGCTTACTGGAACGTGGGCTTTCTAAGGTACTTTGAGCTCAGACAGATCCCAAATTTCTTGCTTGCTCTGCCTGTCACCTTTCTGGGCTCGTGGGCTGCCTGGACCTACATCAGCACAAAcccccggcactgcctgacTCTTGGCCTAGAGAGGAGTAAGAGTGAAGAGAGGGGAAAGGCAAGAGATGGATTCTGTGGCCCTGCTGCCTTCGTGTACGTGGTCCACAGCACGGCCCTGCTGGCTTTCGGGTTCTGCTGCATGCACGTGCAG GTGCTGACCCGGTTCCTTGGCTCCTCCTCTCCCATCCTGTACTGGTTCCCAGCTCACCTGCTTCAGGAACACGAACCCTTACTCTGGAGCACAGGGACTGATAAGCCAGCCTCTGGGAAGCCTCTTCTGGGTAAATCTCCCAGTTCCTGTGGGAAAGGGACCTCGGACAACCCCGTtgtgaggctgctgctgaactgGCGATCGATTACCCCCCTCAGCAAGAGCATCCTGGGGTTCTTCCTGGGCTactggctgctggggctgatcCTGCACTGCAACTTCCTCCCGTGGACGTAG